The Streptomyces pactum genome contains a region encoding:
- a CDS encoding ATP-binding protein, with translation MRRRLIQSTLAVVLVVIAVFGVSLVIVETRTISSTAQERVDLEAVRLASIVDSRLLGTGSVDAEFLREQVRDARYAEIRIPGRPVIEVGSRPVGEVIRGKATGEEGETVLVEEPSSAVTREVGRTLLIIGLVAMLAVIAAVLLAIRQANRLASPLTDLAETAERLGSGDPRPRHKRYGVPELDRVADVLDSSAERIARMLTAERRLAADASHQLRTPLTALSMRLEEITLTDELETVKEEAAIALSQVERLTDVVDRLLTNSRDPRSGSAVTFELDDVIQQQIDEWRPAYRSEGRAIVSSGKRHLTAVGTPGAVAQVLAALIENSLMHGGGTVALRTRVTGNQAVVEVTDEGAGVPGDLGARIFERAISGRNSTGIGLAVARDLAEADGGRLELLQSRPPVFGLFLSRTPPPKKSSGDSGHTVR, from the coding sequence ATGCGCCGTCGACTGATCCAGTCCACGCTCGCCGTGGTGCTCGTCGTGATCGCCGTGTTCGGCGTCTCGCTCGTGATCGTCGAGACCCGGACGATCAGCAGCACCGCCCAGGAGCGGGTCGACCTGGAGGCGGTGCGGCTGGCCAGCATCGTGGACAGCCGGCTGCTCGGCACCGGGTCGGTGGACGCCGAGTTCCTGCGGGAGCAGGTCCGCGACGCCCGGTACGCCGAGATCCGGATCCCCGGCAGGCCGGTCATCGAGGTCGGCAGCCGGCCGGTCGGTGAGGTCATCCGCGGCAAGGCCACCGGCGAGGAGGGGGAGACGGTCCTCGTCGAGGAGCCGAGTTCCGCGGTGACCCGGGAGGTCGGCCGGACCCTGCTGATCATCGGACTGGTGGCGATGCTCGCGGTGATCGCCGCGGTGCTGCTGGCGATCCGGCAGGCCAACCGCCTCGCCTCGCCGCTCACCGACCTCGCCGAGACCGCCGAACGCCTCGGCTCCGGCGACCCGCGCCCGCGGCACAAGCGTTACGGCGTCCCCGAGCTGGACCGGGTCGCGGACGTGCTGGACTCCTCCGCCGAGCGCATCGCCCGGATGCTCACCGCCGAGCGCCGCCTGGCCGCCGACGCCTCCCACCAACTGCGGACACCGCTGACCGCGCTGTCCATGCGACTGGAGGAGATCACCCTCACCGACGAACTGGAGACGGTGAAGGAGGAGGCGGCGATCGCGCTGTCGCAGGTGGAGCGGCTGACGGACGTCGTCGACCGGCTGCTGACGAACTCCCGGGACCCGCGCAGCGGCTCCGCCGTCACGTTCGAGCTGGACGACGTCATCCAGCAGCAGATCGACGAGTGGCGCCCCGCCTACCGCAGCGAGGGGCGGGCGATCGTCAGCTCCGGCAAGCGGCATCTGACGGCCGTGGGCACTCCGGGCGCGGTGGCGCAGGTGCTGGCCGCGCTGATCGAGAACTCCCTGATGCACGGCGGCGGCACGGTGGCCCTGCGGACCCGGGTGACCGGCAACCAGGCGGTGGTCGAGGTCACCGACGAGGGGGCCGGCGTCCCGGGAGACCTGGGGGCGCGGATCTTCGAGCGCGCGATCAGCGGGCGGAACTCGACGGGCATCGGTCTGGCCGTCGCCCGCGACCTCGCCGAGGCGGACGGCGGCCGGCTGGAGCTGCTCCAGAGCCGCCCCCCGGTGTTCGGCCTGTTCCTGTCCCGCACGCCGCCGCCGAAGAAGTCGTCCGGGGACTCGGGGCACACGGTGCGCTAG
- a CDS encoding GtrA family protein encodes MGHGSSGAHTVPPTPPAPRGAVRQRIDRLVREVVKFGAVGGAGVLVNLLVFNLVRHATDLQVVRASIVATIVAIVFNYLGFRYFTYRDRDKSRRTREMSLFLLFSAVGLVIENGVLYTATYGFGWDSPLQSNIFKFLGIGIGTLFRFWSYRTWVFRALPVREPVTRADTFPEHEQPTAVRAKDGTPAAHR; translated from the coding sequence ATGGGACATGGTTCCTCGGGTGCTCATACGGTTCCCCCCACGCCCCCCGCGCCCCGCGGCGCGGTGCGGCAGCGGATCGACCGGCTCGTCCGTGAGGTCGTGAAGTTCGGCGCGGTGGGCGGTGCGGGGGTCCTGGTCAACCTGCTCGTGTTCAACCTGGTGCGGCACGCGACCGACCTCCAGGTGGTGCGGGCCAGCATCGTCGCGACCATCGTCGCGATCGTCTTCAACTACCTGGGCTTTCGCTACTTCACCTACCGGGACCGCGACAAGAGCCGCCGGACCCGCGAGATGTCGCTGTTCCTGCTGTTCAGCGCGGTGGGGCTGGTGATCGAGAACGGCGTGCTGTACACGGCGACGTACGGCTTCGGCTGGGACAGCCCGCTGCAGAGCAACATCTTCAAGTTCCTCGGCATCGGCATCGGCACGCTGTTCCGCTTCTGGTCGTACCGCACCTGGGTCTTCCGGGCGCTGCCGGTCCGCGAGCCGGTGACGCGGGCGGACACCTTCCCGGAGCACGAGCAGCCGACGGCGGTACGTGCCAAGGACGGCACCCCCGCGGCCCACCGCTGA
- a CDS encoding 5-(carboxyamino)imidazole ribonucleotide synthase, whose protein sequence is MTFPVVGMVGGGQLARMTHESGIPLGIRFKLLSDTPQDSAAQVVNEVVIGDYRDLDTLREFARGCDVITFDHEHVPTEHLRALEADGIPVRPGPDALVHAQDKGVMRAKLDAIGVPCPRHRIVRDPADVAAFADELGRGGHEAPSGKGGGRRAGGFPVVLKTVRGGYDGKGVWVVNSAEEAAEPFRAGVPVLAEEKVDFVRELAANVVRSPHGQAVAYPVVESRQVNGVCDTVIAPAPGLDETLALRAEEMALGIAKELDVVGHLAVELFQTRDGRVLVNELAMRPHNSGHWTMDGAITSQFANHVRAVLDLPLGDPRPRAPWTVMVNVLGGDYPDMYSAYLHCMARDPQLKIHMYGKDVKPGRKVGHVNTYGDDLDDVLERARHAAGYLRGTITE, encoded by the coding sequence GTGACGTTCCCTGTAGTCGGTATGGTCGGCGGTGGCCAGCTCGCTCGTATGACACACGAGTCGGGCATCCCGCTGGGCATCAGGTTCAAGCTTCTCAGTGACACTCCTCAGGACTCCGCGGCGCAGGTCGTGAACGAAGTCGTCATCGGCGACTATCGCGATCTGGACACGCTCCGCGAGTTCGCGCGCGGCTGTGACGTGATCACCTTCGATCACGAGCACGTGCCGACCGAGCACCTCAGGGCCCTGGAGGCGGACGGCATCCCCGTCCGCCCCGGTCCCGACGCGCTCGTGCACGCCCAGGACAAGGGCGTGATGCGCGCGAAGCTCGACGCGATCGGCGTGCCCTGCCCACGGCACCGGATCGTGCGCGATCCGGCCGACGTGGCGGCCTTCGCCGACGAGCTCGGACGGGGCGGGCACGAAGCGCCCTCCGGCAAGGGTGGTGGGCGACGGGCGGGCGGTTTCCCCGTCGTACTCAAGACGGTCCGCGGCGGGTACGACGGCAAGGGCGTGTGGGTCGTGAACTCCGCCGAGGAGGCCGCCGAGCCGTTCCGCGCCGGTGTGCCCGTGCTGGCGGAGGAGAAGGTCGACTTCGTCCGCGAGCTGGCCGCCAACGTGGTCCGCTCCCCGCACGGCCAGGCGGTGGCGTACCCCGTCGTCGAGTCCCGGCAGGTGAACGGCGTCTGCGACACGGTGATCGCGCCCGCGCCCGGCCTCGACGAAACCCTGGCGCTCAGGGCCGAGGAGATGGCGCTCGGCATCGCCAAGGAACTGGACGTCGTCGGCCACCTCGCCGTCGAGCTGTTCCAGACCCGCGACGGCCGCGTCCTCGTCAACGAACTGGCGATGCGCCCGCACAACTCCGGCCACTGGACCATGGACGGCGCGATCACCTCGCAGTTCGCCAACCACGTCCGCGCGGTCCTCGACCTCCCCCTCGGCGACCCGCGCCCGCGCGCCCCGTGGACGGTCATGGTCAACGTCCTCGGCGGCGACTACCCGGACATGTACTCCGCGTACCTGCACTGCATGGCCCGCGACCCGCAGCTCAAGATCCACATGTACGGCAAGGACGTGAAGCCCGGCCGCAAGGTGGGTCACGTCAACACCTACGGCGACGACCTGGACGACGTGCTGGAGCGCGCCCGTCACGCTGCCGGCTACCTGAGAGGGACGATCACCGAATGA
- the purE gene encoding 5-(carboxyamino)imidazole ribonucleotide mutase codes for MSPVSPVVGIVMGSDSDWPVMEAAAKALDEFEIAYEVDVVSAHRMPHEMIAYGEQAAGRGLKAIVAGAGGAAHLPGMLASVTPLPVIGVPVPLKYLDGMDSLLSIVQMPAGVPVATVSVGGARNAGLLAARMLAAHDEELLVRMREFQQDLNDQATEKGKRLRTKVEGSAGFGFGK; via the coding sequence ATGAGCCCGGTAAGCCCGGTCGTGGGCATCGTCATGGGGTCGGACTCCGACTGGCCCGTGATGGAGGCCGCCGCCAAGGCACTCGACGAGTTCGAGATCGCCTACGAGGTCGACGTAGTCTCCGCGCACCGCATGCCGCACGAGATGATCGCGTACGGCGAGCAGGCCGCCGGCCGCGGACTGAAGGCGATCGTCGCCGGGGCCGGCGGTGCCGCCCACCTGCCCGGCATGCTCGCCTCCGTCACCCCGCTGCCGGTCATCGGCGTGCCGGTGCCGCTGAAGTACCTGGACGGCATGGACAGCCTCCTGTCCATCGTGCAGATGCCGGCCGGTGTGCCGGTCGCGACCGTCTCGGTCGGCGGCGCCCGCAACGCCGGTCTGCTGGCTGCGCGGATGCTCGCCGCGCACGACGAGGAGCTGCTGGTCCGGATGCGCGAGTTCCAGCAGGACCTCAACGACCAGGCCACCGAGAAGGGCAAGCGGCTGCGCACCAAGGTCGAGGGCTCCGCGGGCTTCGGATTCGGGAAGTGA